The following nucleotide sequence is from Trifolium pratense cultivar HEN17-A07 linkage group LG2, ARS_RC_1.1, whole genome shotgun sequence.
GTCATAAAAATGTTTCTTCACTAATCCAGTATCAATTAAACGGAATATGTGAACCTTGAATCAACCCCAGTGAATGcagcacaatttttttttcggaCCAGCATACTATTGGCTATAAGTCATCTGTTTAAATCCACCAATGACATCATCATATAGAAACAGTTACCACTCAGTCTCAGCACACATCGAAACCCAACAAAACCTTGAACAAAAGATGTTTATTACCATATAAGTAATCTGGCTGATAGTTTCTACTTTCTAACATTGATCTCAGCAAAGGGCTTGAAGTTGAATTTGCAACACGGAATGTTGGGAAAATCTTTGACAGTGACTTTTGTCCTCGGATTGAAAATGACCTTAAAAGCATGACGACATGCCTTGAAAGTAAAACCATTTACCTTCACCTTGAAATTCCTCATGACACATGTGCCACCTCTTTCAAGTTAAGCTTTCAATGCTCAAGCAAGTCATTAGGCACAACAACTTGTATCTGATCAGAAGCTGAAAAGTAATTTTAAAAGCATGGTTACAATGTTCCAGATGCTCTTTTTTGCTTTTGCTAAAAAGAGGCCAAAGATCAACAACATTAATGGACCTAGTCAACTTCCATAGCTCTTTCAAGTCAGTGACAATCTTTAATGGAATCAATCGACCTAGTCATTCTGAGCAACAAACAAGCTATTGTGCAAGGAGGGTTAGTTAagagaaattaaataaatgttttCACATGGGAACTAAACTAAATATTTGAGAGGTAAACAAACAAGCTGGCGTAAGCCAGATTTTTAACACTCATTTGATAACAATACAATCATAAGGCTTTGCATTTGCAAATCATGATTGGTGATTATGTCATTCCTTCAAAGTGAAGGTAGAAAATGGTTGTGATTTGTGATTTGTGATTAGGGTTTGCATTGATTGAGATTGGGAGATAATAGAGAATCACAAATCTCTGTTAGAAATACAATCTTTGAAAACCCAAATTAAAATTCACTGGTTTTTCAATACCAAATAAGGTTATGGGTAAACCATGAAACCAGTTAAAATCAGCATCCCTAGTATTAAGCTATGAAACCTGTACACACCGAGATAACTAAGTTGGatcgtgttaaaaaaaaataaaaagagcaAATTATTATACAGAGTGGCATATATATTTCAAGCAGAAtataacaaaactaaaaaaaaaaaaagataaataaatgtaaaacaGGAGCACATTCATTAAAGAAAACACAATCATTTTGTAAATCGCAAAGGCCTAAACCTTAAAATTAAATCGATAACGCGAGATCATATAACCATAGGTTATATACCAACTAGTGAAAACAACTAGATTGTCCAGATGAAAGAAAGTTTTTCTTGTAATACCAACCTCCTCAATTATTTGGGTGCTCAAATCAACATAGGCGACTTCATGatcttttttttgaatgaacATATATCCCATTTTCCCAAATCCAATTGGGGGCCATCGGATGGAAGGTAAGGGGCCATAAATATTTAGTTTGATCCATAACTCAGTCACACCGAGTTCATCAAGAATAGACATGTGAAAAACAATATCATGGTGATAATTTGAGATTAAAGTCATTGATCCATTTAACACCGTCAAGTGGTGAAGAGGAATGTATGGAGAAAAATGTTCTACCCCGATGGGTGTTGTAAGGAACACCTCATCACTCAAGTTAAATGACAACAGAGACAAAGCACCGTCTTGATCTTTATTGTTGATATATCCTGAAAGCAACCAATGACACGCTCCATCCAAATAAATTTTGAGACCATTAAATGCCCGAGTAATAAAAGCATGATCCTGATGATAAAGATCTTTCTCCATGTCGATCATTCTCCAAGAATTACTTTTTAAACTATATATCTCAAAAAAACCTGCCGGATAGCTAGATGAATcttcaaatgatataaactGAATGATCTTAAAGTCATCTCTAAGTTGGTCATAACCAAACCCGTGAAAAACAGTTTCCAGAAAGCCGTTATCAGGGTATTCAGGAACGACTATGAATTCCTCAGTAAGAAGATTCCACGGTACATATTGGAGCCTCTGAATAGGTAGAAATTGTTGCCCAAGACAAAAAATGTCGTTAACACTTGTGGAGCCGATAACAGAAGTACCATGGCGACACGACAGTTGTTGAAGTGGAGATGGCAAATTTAATTTGAGTCTGTTCTCGAGCAAATGGAATTTAGAGTGGTAATGAAGATCAGCACGATGATTTGTGAGAATAAATGCATGATAATCATCATGAGAACCGTGACGAGATATGAAAATTTTGGTGTATATGATCATGAAACCagtgtttttaaataaaatggaCCATAATTTACGTGCGAATCCAAAGCGCTTCAATGACTTTATGGACagttttgaaagaatagagaaAGCAACTTCATCGGAAATATAGTTTATACTAACATTTAATTTAACGTTCTCAATTTGTCTTTTAGCCGTTGGATTAATCCAGCCATTGAGAATAACAGATCCCGTAGTTCCAAATCAAACACTACTCACTCTCTCTTTGACATTGGCATGGCCTATTACACTTACACCCACTCTGCGTTACATCTGCGAATCCCATCATCGCTTTCCCTTTCAAACCCAAACATTCATCTACCATCCACTCGAATCTCTTTTCAACCCCTCAGATTCAAAGGACTCAACGCCAAACCAAACAACAGATTCATTTGCAAGGCGGTGAAATCTTCAATGGCTGCTTCTTCACAAGTAGAAATCTTCGAGAAAGAGGAACTTGCTGTTTCTCTCGCTAAATACACCGCCGATCTCTCCAATAAATTCACTCACCAAAGAGGTGCTTTCACTGTTTGCTTGTCTGGTGGCTCTTTGATCAACTATCTCCGGTTAGTTTCATCATCTTTCccttttcattaattaattattattattattattattattattattatatttaatcaattaattgaaatgaattaaatgaatattattattgatgattaaaTTGTGATTTGTGTTGTTATGAATTTAGGAAACTGTTGGAGCCTCCTCATGTGGATTCTATTGAATGGGCTAAATGGCATGTGTTTTGGGTGGATGAGAGAGTTGTACCTAAAGATCATCAAGATAGTAACTATAAGCTTGCTTTTGATGGTTTTCTATCCAAGGTATGTTAATGTTAAGTATTCtgagatttatttttggatcgttATGTGTTACGTCACAAATTAATTTTGCGAAAAAAGTAGAAAGTTAGTAGTAAAAATCTATGAAACACTAATAGAGATAGGAATATCTGAAGTTGACATAGAGACATAgataccaataataatttgagaaaacatAAGTGATTGAGTGTAACTACATGGATCGGTGTGGGAAACTGACACCTATCGGGCATTAGCCACGCATTCAATATGAAGTGTCGATACTGCCTAGGTAAAAATGGTTTGTATGTGAGGAGGATCCATGACAAACATTGCCAAGTATACCGAGTCATTAAAGTAATAAAAAGGAAGTTTGCTTCTTGTTCTCGCTAGAATGAAAGCTACTGAtcacttttttatatttgaaaaagaCCGAGTAAATATTAAGAGAGACATAAGATATGCCAAAAAAAACAGGGTAAATTCAGTATATCCCCACTGCCAATATAAATACAATTCAGACTCCATACCACATAAAAATGTATTACCCTCCTGAACCTGCTAAAGCTCCCAGTTCAAAGAAAAACAACACAGAGCAACAAATTGCTAATTGCACAACACGATGCCAAAACTAACAGGTCATCATCTAAATGAGAACCACACCTCTTACTCACCACACACACAAAATAAGAGTTGCCCACCCAAAACTTCCAAAACAGAAAGCAAACAGCACCAGTCTATAATCCAATTGTTAGGAACCCAAGAATTGGattccaaaaaaatatcaatattgataagaaaaagataaagatacACCAGAGAAGATACTCTCCTTACACTGGTTTGAAACCAGTCAAAACATTGTTTTTCATAAGCTCCTTTCTAAGGGAATGGAAGTCTATATTTATCGAATTACTATACACAAGAATAGGGAAAAAGATCAATAACAACTGATCTAAAACAGAAAACAAACTGACAAACAACTAAGAAACAAACCCAACTAACTAAGATAACTAACTAACTTCTTTAATTTCCCTTCATTCTATATCCTAACACCACTCTACCCAAATTAACTTGGAACTTGAATGAAACACAGTCAAAATAGGATTACACAACCAGCCATCTCAGGATTTCAGCCCATGTCACAGTCGAGCATCGGACATTCAAAGAGAACGATATGAATCAAAACCTTCTAAGCAAAGCCATAGAGACACAAATTTTGAGATTCAACCGAGACGCGAGCAAAACTGCAGAAAACAATCCACTGCTAAATTGTGCCTCACAGCTGGATCAACAATTCACAAAAATACACCCCGAAAGATCACCCAGCAGGCACCTACCACTCAAACCTGATTTGCAACAAGGCTATGCCACCACTGCCAAGCCTTCACCTGACAGCTTCCAGGCACGCAATCGGAGCTGACAACCACTAAGAAATGGGATAACTGAAACCTCTGGAAAGCTACTGATCACTAATTCACTAAATTAAGAGACGGTGAATGATATTAAATCCGGGTTGTTTATTGAAGgagtttttattgaattaaatcGAAAAGTAAATTTAATTACACTATAATtaaaaacagaaagaaaaaaaaaatgcaacgtAATAGTTTTGTTTATTCTTTTTAAAGatttcacaaaaaaattgtATCCTTGGTATGAACCCTAGCTGAATGCTGATCAAATCTCTAGATTCAGATTTGATGGTTGAGTCCTCTAAATCTTTCCTTTGCTAAGTGGATACTTACTGGCAGATTTGCTTTCATTGTTTACTTCTTACTAAGCTTCTTTCATGCTTTTCCTGCCCCAAAACAAGAGATAATTGGCCTTCGGTACTTCTTTCAGTCCCACATTTAACCATCAATTCCTTACTTAATTGATTCTTTTTTAGCAAATGAAGTCACCAATTCTTTAGTTATAATCAAATGAAGTCACAAATTCTTTAGTTATTTTTGTCTTGATAAGGAAAAGGAATGATCAAAACAACAGGAATTCagcaaaaccaaatcaaattacCAATTACTATATTTGTAGATATCGTATAATCAATATAAGTGAACCTCTTAGATCCAACTTATCGTCAATTTCTCCAACTCAACTATAAATCCATAATCAATTCATAGCTAGCTACACTAAAGAACCATTAAGCAAGAAGGAACACTTCTCAAATTTTAAGGGAAAAAGATAGATTAACAAATGAAGCATTAATTACATAGTACAAAGTGAACTGCAACACTCTACCAAGGGATTTAATTGGAACTGAAAATCATAGCAAAGATATGAAAAGAGAAAATGACGAAGAAGTGAGGAAGTCCATTGATGAAGAGTCGGTAGGTTGATCCTTCAAGCTTCCCCAATCAAGCCCAGAAGGTGTACTTCAGGTGCCCCACATATGCTAAGTGTACTTTCTTATcctttctttcttctatttatAATCACAAGTACTATTagtgaaatttaaaaattgatcgTACTCAAGCGCTGGGCACTGCAAAGCAAATATCATTTTGTCCAGACAATGATCACAAATTGGCTTCCTAATACTTAAGCACTGGGCATACATAAAGGAATCTAAAGTCAACACCTTCTTTTTCTTTACTTCTGTGAATGCTGAAGCACCAGCAATCAAATTTGCACCTTGCTTCTTTCATCAATTATATCACctattaaacaaaaatatgaaGTGAATACTTTGTACTGCGAACcttaaatttcattaaaaatacataaaacCAACACTGGAGTATTTGTTAGGAAGAATCAAGAAAAGAGACCTTAATTTAGCCCACAAAATGCTGTCTTTCTTTGAAATTATCACTTAGAACCTCATACTGGTATTGGAAAGAAATGTCTATTATATCGGCATGTTCTTATTCAAGCGACCCACAAGGTGTTGGAGCAGTGCTAAGTCCTTCATAGGACGAAGGTCTGAGGCTTTGAGCCATGAGCCCATGACAGACTCCACTTGTGGGGTGTGGCATAACTATTACTCTTATGCAGAGAGATCAATATCAATCTAGAAGGGTGTTAGAATGTTATTGCaaaccaaaaaaagaacatCTATTAAATTTAATGGTGAAGTGAATGGACAAGTACACACATTTCAGGGAGAGGCTATTATGTGTAGATGATCAGGTGAATGAATCCCCTTGTTGGATAAGATGGTATTATATTGACAAGGGATTCAGCTCCTCTAAAGTGAACAATTCACTTTAGAGTGTAAGGTGAGAAATAGCAACCATTAATTGACAAGTCAAAGGTATATATTGTACGTATACCGTAACAAATCATGAGTTTGTTAAAATAACAACCTTTGATTTTCTCACTTTTCACTTTACTCActttagagaatccaaatccattGACAAGTGTAGAGTATATTGCTCATTCCTATACAATGAGGCCATTGGGGAAATGAAT
It contains:
- the LOC123908686 gene encoding 6-phosphogluconolactonase 3, chloroplastic-like, which encodes MAYYTYTHSALHLRIPSSLSLSNPNIHLPSTRISFQPLRFKGLNAKPNNRFICKAVKSSMAASSQVEIFEKEELAVSLAKYTADLSNKFTHQRGAFTVCLSGGSLINYLRKLLEPPHVDSIEWAKWHVFWVDERVVPKDHQDSNYKLAFDGFLSKVPIPPGNVYAINDTLSAEGAADDYETRVKHLVNSNVIASSSTSGFPKFDLMLLGMGPDGHVASLFPGHPLVQENKKWVASITDSPKPPPERITFTFPVINSSAYIALFVTGTGKADAVHSALRGSGTADKLPAALVSPEGELKWFLDKGAASKL